The Alteromonas stellipolaris genome includes a region encoding these proteins:
- the map gene encoding type I methionyl aminopeptidase: MNNLVKSPSEISLMRESGKLLAKVFSELDSFIAPGITTLEIDSFVERYIVDCLNARPASKGQYGYQFVLNSSVNDVVCHGVPSAAKKLKNGDIVNIDITLEKNGYIADSSKMYAIGTVSPIASKLVDVTYEAMWKGINTVKHGSTIGDIGFAIQQHAQKHGYSVVRDYCGHGIGKEMHEEPQILHVGSAGTGLKLEAGMTFTIEPMINQGTYKTKLKKDGWTVVTRDKKLSAQWEHTVLVTATGAEVLTLRASER, translated from the coding sequence GTGAATAACCTTGTAAAATCGCCAAGTGAAATTTCACTCATGCGTGAATCTGGCAAATTACTGGCAAAGGTTTTCAGCGAACTCGATAGTTTTATTGCCCCGGGTATTACCACGCTTGAAATTGATAGCTTTGTAGAGCGGTACATTGTTGATTGCCTTAATGCGAGACCCGCAAGTAAAGGGCAATACGGGTATCAATTTGTGCTTAATAGCTCTGTGAATGACGTAGTTTGTCATGGCGTTCCTTCTGCTGCCAAAAAGCTCAAGAATGGCGATATCGTCAACATAGATATTACCCTTGAAAAAAATGGTTACATTGCGGATAGCAGCAAGATGTACGCTATCGGCACTGTTTCACCCATAGCGAGTAAATTAGTTGATGTAACGTATGAAGCAATGTGGAAAGGCATAAACACCGTTAAGCACGGCTCGACAATTGGTGATATTGGCTTTGCTATTCAACAGCATGCGCAGAAACATGGTTATAGTGTTGTTCGCGATTATTGTGGCCACGGCATTGGAAAGGAAATGCATGAAGAGCCTCAAATTCTCCATGTAGGTAGCGCGGGAACTGGGCTGAAATTGGAAGCAGGCATGACATTCACAATAGAGCCCATGATTAATCAAGGAACTTATAAAACGAAGCTCAAAAAAGACGGTTGGACCGTTGTGACAAGAGATAAGAAGCTATCTGCTCAATGGGAACACACGGTCTTGGTAACAGCGACAGGCGCAGAAGTACTAACGTTAAGGGCTTCTGAACGCTAA
- a CDS encoding GGDEF domain-containing protein → MLETPDISDESSRINLPLGNTFIRFSPLTMWRAGSKPRAVLLLWLALCVIIIPSGILTRVFEWTGIAVDLGTTSIYLTIYIPMLFCVPLVMWFGFLWAAIPAYFSTFCVALFGGMPIEWIVVFAFANPIGLAMYAMFYRTTPISKDLNNLESLVGFFMIALVASLAGSIGAFIWALTNNVGLNVAYPVWLGWWFGGWLQSCLIVAPILYFFGPAVQRQLAEVKNSSLKLNNAKGSIIAMISGFIIVVLCFVGAGRYISLQQMASIDWASGQTMSLMQAQNTVDSLSYPLFILLAVILALSYLGYRAMISWYDTIKGVNQKLSEKNKQLINLVSLDPLSGLYNRRKVFEQLECEYNRSLRSQGTLSIIMVDVDKFKRVNDTYGHLVGDTVIKAIADTIQVTLRDYDTLGRFGGEEFIAILPSTSCQQAQIIAERVRAAVSKLEIVLDNTSQVLQVTVSLGVATLASTDSKAESIIDRADKALLQAKENGRNQVVFGGDQTNSTL, encoded by the coding sequence TTGTTGGAAACCCCCGATATTAGTGATGAAAGTTCACGCATTAATCTCCCACTTGGTAATACTTTTATCAGGTTCTCACCTCTTACCATGTGGCGGGCCGGTTCAAAGCCACGAGCAGTGCTGCTGCTGTGGTTAGCGCTATGTGTAATTATCATACCCTCTGGTATCTTAACCAGAGTCTTTGAATGGACAGGTATTGCGGTCGACCTAGGTACGACCTCTATTTACCTTACCATTTATATTCCTATGTTGTTTTGTGTACCCTTAGTAATGTGGTTTGGCTTTTTGTGGGCTGCCATACCCGCTTATTTCTCCACATTTTGCGTAGCGCTTTTTGGCGGTATGCCGATAGAGTGGATTGTTGTTTTTGCATTCGCTAATCCAATTGGTCTGGCGATGTACGCCATGTTTTACCGGACAACTCCGATAAGCAAAGATTTGAATAACCTAGAGTCTTTGGTGGGCTTTTTCATGATTGCCTTGGTGGCGTCATTGGCCGGCTCTATCGGCGCATTTATCTGGGCTTTAACCAATAATGTAGGGTTAAATGTCGCTTACCCTGTATGGTTAGGCTGGTGGTTTGGCGGCTGGCTGCAAAGCTGCCTGATAGTCGCCCCAATTTTGTACTTTTTTGGTCCTGCGGTGCAGCGGCAGTTAGCCGAGGTTAAAAACAGTAGTCTCAAGTTGAACAATGCCAAAGGCTCCATTATTGCGATGATAAGTGGCTTTATTATCGTAGTACTGTGCTTTGTTGGTGCTGGACGCTATATCAGCCTGCAACAAATGGCCTCTATCGACTGGGCAAGCGGCCAAACTATGAGTTTAATGCAAGCACAAAACACCGTAGATAGTTTGTCATATCCGCTTTTCATCTTACTCGCGGTGATATTGGCGCTATCTTATTTAGGTTACCGAGCTATGATTTCCTGGTATGACACAATAAAAGGTGTCAATCAAAAACTGTCAGAGAAGAACAAGCAACTGATCAACCTAGTTAGTTTAGATCCGTTATCCGGTTTATATAATAGGCGTAAAGTATTCGAGCAACTGGAATGTGAATACAACCGTTCGTTGCGGTCACAAGGCACACTCAGCATCATTATGGTCGATGTTGATAAATTTAAGCGAGTCAATGACACCTATGGCCACTTAGTGGGAGATACGGTTATCAAAGCGATTGCCGACACCATTCAAGTTACCTTGCGGGATTATGACACCCTGGGTCGTTTTGGCGGCGAGGAGTTTATTGCTATTTTGCCCAGTACTTCATGCCAACAAGCACAGATCATTGCCGAGCGGGTAAGAGCGGCAGTGAGTAAGCTGGAGATTGTCTTGGATAACACATCACAGGTGCTCCAAGTTACCGTTAGTTTAGGTGTCGCTACCTTAGCGTCGACCGACAGCAAAGCGGAATCTATTATCGATAGAGCCGATAAAGCGCTGCTACAAGCCAAAGAGAATGGCCGTAATCAAGTAGTGTTCGGTGGCGATCAGACTAACTCAACCCTATAA
- a CDS encoding ParD-like family protein — MGIVKISDALHEEVRKTSAVMERSINSQAEFWMKVGRLAEQNPKLSYEQIIDLEMRSQNVFSVRLVSE; from the coding sequence ATGGGAATAGTTAAAATATCTGATGCTTTGCACGAAGAGGTGCGTAAAACCAGCGCGGTTATGGAACGCTCTATTAATTCGCAAGCAGAATTTTGGATGAAAGTCGGTAGGTTAGCAGAGCAAAACCCAAAATTATCTTACGAACAGATCATTGATTTGGAGATGCGTTCTCAAAATGTATTTTCAGTAAGGTTAGTCAGTGAATAA
- a CDS encoding HopJ type III effector protein translates to MKYNDVHALTKHLNDSPESVEFADVIALIDNAFTFTPTAFINGEVSNDANQNNGSCKLLALGQYLQLTQGQTLALFGGFYRDDVLKNPDGDDHANIRNFMKSGHEGVSFKTFPLFIKG, encoded by the coding sequence ATGAAATACAACGATGTTCATGCACTAACAAAGCACCTTAATGACTCTCCTGAAAGCGTTGAGTTTGCTGATGTTATTGCGCTTATCGATAATGCCTTTACTTTCACGCCAACGGCTTTTATCAATGGCGAAGTAAGCAACGATGCTAACCAAAACAATGGTTCGTGCAAGTTACTTGCGTTAGGACAGTATCTTCAGCTTACCCAAGGGCAAACGTTAGCGTTGTTTGGTGGCTTCTATCGCGATGACGTTTTAAAGAATCCTGATGGTGATGATCACGCGAATATTCGTAATTTTATGAAGTCGGGCCATGAAGGCGTGAGTTTTAAGACATTTCCGCTATTCATTAAAGGCTAG
- a CDS encoding HupE/UreJ family protein, with protein sequence MCARALSAFLLAGLLAGLLASPGVFAHGVAQQDQGFIANAFGVHVWPFMYLGAKHMVTGYDHLLYLVGVIFFLSKFRDIAIFVSLFALGHSITLLVGVLSGLHVNPYLIDAIIGLSICYKALENLSEFRFLNPKIAVFGFGLAHGFGLSSKLQDLTLSANGLLPNMLAFNLGVEIGQLLALVILLSSLSWLRKQPHYLAISNTVNIGLFGAGLVLFGMHIPAICCADM encoded by the coding sequence ATGTGTGCACGGGCTCTGTCAGCTTTTCTTTTAGCTGGGCTTTTAGCTGGACTGTTAGCTTCGCCGGGGGTATTCGCCCATGGTGTAGCACAACAAGATCAAGGCTTTATAGCCAATGCCTTCGGTGTTCACGTTTGGCCTTTTATGTATTTGGGCGCCAAACATATGGTAACTGGCTACGACCACCTGCTTTATCTTGTGGGGGTCATTTTCTTCTTATCGAAATTTCGCGATATAGCCATATTTGTCAGCCTTTTTGCTTTAGGGCACTCCATAACACTGCTGGTTGGCGTGCTGTCTGGCCTTCACGTAAACCCCTATCTTATTGATGCCATCATTGGTTTGTCTATTTGTTATAAAGCTCTAGAAAACCTAAGCGAGTTTCGCTTTTTAAACCCTAAAATAGCCGTATTTGGTTTTGGGTTAGCCCATGGTTTTGGGCTTTCAAGTAAATTACAAGACTTAACGCTGTCAGCGAACGGACTATTACCTAACATGCTGGCATTTAACTTGGGTGTCGAAATTGGCCAATTGTTGGCTCTTGTAATTTTGCTTAGTAGCTTATCTTGGTTACGTAAGCAGCCTCACTACCTAGCTATTTCAAACACTGTAAATATAGGGCTATTTGGAGCTGGGCTTGTATTGTTCGGCATGCACATTCCGGCTATTTGTTGCGCTGACATGTAA